A region of the Terriglobales bacterium genome:
GTAAGGCCCACGGATACACCTGCTACTCAGACTCCCACTCCGGCAAACATGGCTACAGCTCTTAAAGACCGCCGGCTCATCATTCTCTTTTTTGATCTTAGCTCCATGCAGCCTGATGAAATTGACCGCTCGGCAACCGCGGCGGAAAATTACGTGCAAAAGCAAATGCAGCCGGCGGACCTGGTCTCGGTAGTTTCACTCGGCAGCTCTCTGCTGGTAAACCAGGATTTCACCTCTGACCACGACCTGCTGCTGAAGACACTGCGCGGCTTCAATCTAAGCGCTGGCCAGGGGTTCGAAGAAGGATCTACCGGCACCACGGAAGGCACACCTGATACCGGCCAGGCCTTCACCGCCGACGATACTGAATACAACATTTTTAATACCGACCGCCGCCTTGAGGCCCTGCGCTCCATTGGTGAACAACTCGCGCATGTGGACCAGAAGAAATCGGTGATTTATTTCTCCAGCGGCATGAATCGCACAGGAATCGAGAACCAGTCTGAGCTGCGCGCGGCAACCAACGCTGCCGTACGCGCCAATCTTTCCATCTACACCGTGGATATACGCGGGTTGGAGGCAATGCCTC
Encoded here:
- a CDS encoding VWA domain-containing protein — encoded protein: MSNKALALFLAVALLCPSLPSQQNTGYTFHAETDLVLVNVTVRDKSGNLVRDLKQGDFSVVEDGKPQQVVSFDIENTDALPPASVEQAKLLSSQPNALKVRPTDTPATQTPTPANMATALKDRRLIILFFDLSSMQPDEIDRSATAAENYVQKQMQPADLVSVVSLGSSLLVNQDFTSDHDLLLKTLRGFNLSAGQGFEEGSTGTTEGTPDTGQAFTADDTEYNIFNTDRRLEALRSIGEQLAHVDQKKSVIYFSSGMNRTGIENQSELRAATNAAVRANLSIYTVDIRGLEAMPPGGAAQSASLRGTSAYSGRSTLNQFDSNFASQETLV